One Armatimonadota bacterium genomic window, CGGCGGCAGTTTTCGCGCAACCTAATGCACACCAAGAGAGCTTTTCCGCGGGGATGTAACCAGAGTCTTTTACCAGTGTTTCGGCTTGATTTCTTATTAATTGTTTTGCAACTTCGAGAATTGATTTCAAAGTTCTCCCTCCTTTGTTATCTGTAGGCAACCGAAATTTTCGCTGTGATGTTTCGTTTTCCTTTAATATGCAAATTACTTTTGTTTTAGTTAGCACTTGGTGTTTTTTACCCGTTTGTTTTTTGCTTCTTTACCTAACCTACTATTAATCTTAATGCTGCGATGCCCGCTAATACAAGGATGGCTGTGTTAAAAGCTCTCTGAGACATTCTAGGAAGTAGCCATTTGCCGATGAGGACGCCAGCCAAAACAGCAGGAAAAAGGGCAATATTAAACAAAAGCGAGCTGCCGGTAACAATTGGCTTTGTTGGATTAATGGCAGTCAGCAAAAAGTAAATCGGGAGTTTTCCTACATTAATGATGAAGAAGTACCAGGCGATTGTGCCCATGAATTGCTCCTTGGGGAGCTTGTGTGCCATCAAGTAGATCTGCATGATAGGCCCGGCTGCGTTTGAAACTGTTGTCGCAAAGCCCGCTGATATTCCGGTGGAAGCTACTCCAATCGGCGATTTTGGAGTCAATTGCTCACCTAGAAATCGCTGTGCAAAATGAAGTGAGAGCATTATTAGTATCAGGCTTCCGATGACGATGTCGAGAATATCGCGGTCGGTCTTTAGCAACGCAAACTGCCAGAGTGCGATTGCCCCAACACCTACGCCAGCCACGACCCATGGCAGAAGTCCAACGAGCTTGTCCCACTGTGTATGTTTCTTATACCAAATGACTGCAAAGACGTCGCCCATTATGAGCATCGGGAGCATTATTCCTATTGAAGGGCGCGAACCGAATGCTTGTGCAAGCATTGGGACAACTAGAATTCCTATTCCAGGAATGCCGGTTTT contains:
- a CDS encoding sulfite exporter TauE/SafE family protein, which encodes MHLEPWQWIFGAAAALLVGISKTGIPGIGILVVPMLAQAFGSRPSIGIMLPMLIMGDVFAVIWYKKHTQWDKLVGLLPWVVAGVGVGAIALWQFALLKTDRDILDIVIGSLILIMLSLHFAQRFLGEQLTPKSPIGVASTGISAGFATTVSNAAGPIMQIYLMAHKLPKEQFMGTIAWYFFIINVGKLPIYFLLTAINPTKPIVTGSSLLFNIALFPAVLAGVLIGKWLLPRMSQRAFNTAILVLAGIAALRLIVG